CCCCGGCGTCCGCCCCGTACAGGCGTGGGTCGTGGCGGGTCGGTGGAGGGGCGTCCAGTTCGGCGGCGGCCAGTTCCCAGGTGTGGCGGGCGCGCCGGGCCGGGGAGCACAGGACGAGGTCGGGCAGCACTCCGGTCTCCGCCAGGAAGCGTCCGGCCGCCGGGGCGTCGCGCAGACCACGTGGGCCGAGGGGCCGGTCTCGGTCGGGGACGCCTTCCGGCCAGGCGCTCTTGGCGTGACGGAGGACGACGAGTCGGCGCGGCCGGCCGTCGGCGGGCTCGGTGCGCTCGGGTGTTCCGGTGGAGGATGGCACGTGCCCGAGCGTAGGGGGCTGGTCCGCGGACGGCCATGCACGCTACGGGTAGGTGCGCACGTCGTCCTGGTAGTCGCGGGCCCGTTCCCGTACGAGTTCGGGCAGGGTGCCCGCCGCCAGGTCGGCGAGGGTCGTGCTCTCCAGGACCTGGCGCAGGCTCGTCCGCACGGCACGCCACACGTCCGGCATGGGCGCCGCCGCGCCTTGGTACTCCAGGCCCGTCAGTTTCAGGTCCCGGACGCTG
The sequence above is a segment of the Streptomyces sp. NBC_01255 genome. Coding sequences within it:
- a CDS encoding SixA phosphatase family protein, which encodes MPSSTGTPERTEPADGRPRRLVVLRHAKSAWPEGVPDRDRPLGPRGLRDAPAAGRFLAETGVLPDLVLCSPARRARHTWELAAAELDAPPPTRHDPRLYGADAGELLDVLHGVPDEAGTLLLVGHNPGLEDLVLLLAARSAGDALDRVRTKFPTSATAVLTWQGTWPGLRPGGALLARMVVPRGHRAP